From Pseudomonas fluorescens:
CGCCGAGGGTGAAAAAGTCGCGCTGTATGTCAATGGCCGCGAAACCGCGAGCCTGGCAGTGGCCATGCCAGCGTTGAATTCACAATGGGCGATTGGCGCCGACCTGCCCGAAGCCGGCAGCACGCACCTGCCATTCGCCGGGGCCATCGATGAGTTGCGCCTGTCCAAGGTGGCCCGCCCGGCTGCGTTGTTGCTGGCCGACGCGAGCGCCCAGGGCGCCGAGTCGAAACTGGTGGCCTACGGGGTGGATGAAGAGCAGTCGGGCTTCGGTTTCGGCAGCCTGGGCTTTTTGCTCAAAGCCGTGCCGGCGGACGCCTGGGTGATCATCCTGGTGCTGGTGGCGATGATGTTCCAGTCGTGGTTCATCATGATCCGCAAGAACCGCATGGTCAGCCGCGTGAGCAGTGCCAACGAGGTGTTTCGCGAGCAGTTCGCGCAGATCGGCACGCGCCTGGAAATGTTCTATGACGACGCCGTGCTCGCCGAACGCCTGACGCATTCCTCGCTGTGGCGCCTGTACCGTGTGGCGATCAAGGAGATCCGCACCCGTCGCGCCCAGGGCGCCGACACGTCGTCGGTGTCGGCGGCGACCATCGAAGCCATCCGCTGCTCCATGGACGGCGTGCGCACCCGTGAAAACCAGGCGCTCAGTTCCAAACTCTCGACCTTGTCCAACGCCATCGCCGGCGGCCCGTATATCGGCCTGCTCGGTACGGTGCTGGGGATCATGGTGGTGTTCCTCGGCACGGCCATGGCCGGCGACGTGAACATCAACGCCATCGCCCCAGGCATGGCGGCCGCCTTGCTGGCCACGGCCATGGGGCTGTTCGTCGCGATTCCCGCACTGTTTGGCTACAACCGCCTGATCACGCGCAACAAGGAAGTCAGCGCCGACATGCGTGTGTTTGTCGACGAGTTCATCACCCGCCTGGCGGAGATGCACGGCGAGAGCCAGTTCAGTGAAGCGGGGCACCGTGCTCCGCACCACGCGCCGGTTTCGGCCTGAGGAGAATCGCCATGGCTTCCGTAAATGCCTCCCACGACGATGATGACGACGCGGCTGTCGACAGCATCAACATCACGCCCTTGGTGGACGTGCTGATGGTGGTGCTGGTGATGTTTATCCTCACCGCCACCGCCCAGGTCTCGGGCATCCAGATTCACTTGCCCAAGGCCAGCGCCTCGGTGTCGTTGTCCGAGGCCAAGACCAAGGCCATCTCGGTGAACGATGGCGGCCAGGTGTTCCTCGATGCCTACCCGGTCACCCTCGGCGAGCTGGAAGAGCGCCTGCGCATCGAGAAAGCGCTGAACCCGGACTTCCCGGTGATCGTGCGCGGCGACGCCATGGTGCAGTACCAGAAGGTGATCGAGGTGCTCGATTTGCTGCGGCGGCTGGAGCTGTCCCAGGTCGGGCTGGTCACCGGCAAGCCGAGCCAGGGCTGAGCCATGACTGCACAGATCCCGATGCCGCCGTTGCCGGTAAAGAACAAGCCGCCGCTGCGCCCGCTGAAGTGGGGCGCCGGCCTGCTGCTGGGCGCCGTGGCGGCCTGGTTCCTCTGGCAATGGGCCAATGACATGAGTGGTGTACGCCGCGAAGCGCCGAAGGTGCCGACGATTATCCCGTTGCCGCCACCGCCGCCACCGCCGCCGGAAAAACCCAAGGAACCCGAGCCCAAGGTCGAGGAAAAAGTCCCTGAGCCGGTGCCCACCCCTGAACCCGAGGAGGTCAAGCCGGCAGAAGAAGCACCGCCTTCGCCGGCCGATGATCTGGCCAACCCGATGCAGATCGACGGCGACGCGCAATCAGGCAATGACGCTTTCAACATCGGCGCGGGCAAGGGCGGCGGCATGGCGGGCAGTGGCGGCGGTGGCCTCGGTGCCGGTACCTACAAGCAGTACCTGGCCGGCGTGTTTCAGCGCCTGCTGAGGGAAGACCCGGAGTTACGCAAGAAGGCCTACGCGGTACAGGCGGACGTGTGGTTGAGCGCCGAGGGCCAGGTCACGCGGGTTGAACTGGCCAAGTCCAGCGGCGACGCCGAGACCGACGCCCAGGTGCTGGCGGCCTTGCGCACGCCCCATGCCACGCAACGTGTTCCTGCGTCAGTGACCCTGCCGGTACGCCTGTCCCTCAAGGGTCGGCGTCCGGATTGAACAAACCTACTTATTCGCAGTTTTTTACAGGAGTTGCGTACACATGATTTCCCCCGTGAATCGACTGACCCTGGCGGTCGGCATGGTCATCGCGACCCTGGTCGGCCAGGCGGCTGCAGCCCCGGTCGCGCCTTCGGAAAACGTCACGATCAACCTGATCCGCCTGCTGGTGCAACAAGGCGTACTGACCCAGGACACCGCCAATGGGCTGATTGCCCAGGCGGAAAAAGAAGCCCAACAGGCACGCCAGGCCAATGCCGCCCCGGTGGTCGCCAGCGGCCCGGCGGCGGCGCCTGGGGATGTGCGCGTGCAGTACGTGCCGCAGGCGGTGCGCGACCAGATCCGCGACCAGGTCAAAGCCGAGGTGATGGCCACCGCCAAGCAGGAAAACTGGGCCCAGCCCAATACCTTCCCGGATTGGGTCTCGCGCATCAGCTTCGATGGCGATATCCGCCTGCGTGACGAGTCGCGCTACTTCTCAGGCAACAACAGCCCGGAAATCACCGACTTCGCCAAGCTCAATGACACCGGCCCGTATGACGTCAACAAGAACTCGAACACCAAGTTCCCGCCGTTGATCAACACCACCCAGGACCGCGAGAACCTGTTCCGCCTGCGCGCGCGCCTGGGCATGAAAGCGGTGATCTCGCCGGAGTGGACCGCGGGTATTCGCCTGGGTACCGGCTCTGACAATAACCCGGTGTCCACCACCCAGACCCTGGGCGGTGGCTTTGGCAAGAAGGACATCTGGCTCGACCAGGGTTACCTGAGCTGGAAAGCCAACGATGCCATGACCCTGACCGCGGGACGTATCGCCAACCCGTTCTACTCCACCGACATGATGTACTCCACCGACCTCAATTTCGACGGCGTGGCCGCGATCTTCAATCACACGCTCAGCAACGAATGGGGCCTGTTCGGCACCCTGGGTGCGTTCCCGGTCGAATACACCTCGGATGCGGCCACTGCCAACGGCATCGACAAGCAAGACAGTGAGACCAAGTGGCTGTTCGGTGGGCAGATCGGCGCGGACTGGAAGATCAACCGCAGCAACCGCCTCAAGCTGGCCGCGGCGTACTACCAGTTCCAGGATATCGAGGGTGAACGCTCCAGCCCTTGCTCGACGTGGAAGGGCGCACCCGGTTGCGACACTGACGGCACCCGCGTGGCCTTTATGCAAAAAGGCAACAGCGTGTTCAACCTGCGCAACAACACCACCAACCCGGCCACCCCAACCACCACCCCGGACCCACAATACGTGGGCCTGGCATCCAAGTTCGATGTGCTGGACCTCAACCTGGTCTGGGACAGCGAACTGCCGAGCGACTTCAAGCTGCGCACCCAGGGTAACTTCATCCACAACCTGGCCTACGACAAGGGCGAAATGCTCAAGCGCAGCGAAGGCGAGATCGTCAACAACATCAACAGCAATGGCCAGTTTGAAAGTGGCGGCAATGCCTTGATGGTCTCCTTCACCCTCGGCAGCGCGCTGGAGATGCGCAAGCGCGGCGACTGGAACGTATTGGCTGGCTACAAGTACATCCAGCCGGACGCCTTGCCCGACGGTTTCAACGACTCCTCGTTTCACCTGGGCGGCACCAACGCCAA
This genomic window contains:
- a CDS encoding putative porin codes for the protein MISPVNRLTLAVGMVIATLVGQAAAAPVAPSENVTINLIRLLVQQGVLTQDTANGLIAQAEKEAQQARQANAAPVVASGPAAAPGDVRVQYVPQAVRDQIRDQVKAEVMATAKQENWAQPNTFPDWVSRISFDGDIRLRDESRYFSGNNSPEITDFAKLNDTGPYDVNKNSNTKFPPLINTTQDRENLFRLRARLGMKAVISPEWTAGIRLGTGSDNNPVSTTQTLGGGFGKKDIWLDQGYLSWKANDAMTLTAGRIANPFYSTDMMYSTDLNFDGVAAIFNHTLSNEWGLFGTLGAFPVEYTSDAATANGIDKQDSETKWLFGGQIGADWKINRSNRLKLAAAYYQFQDIEGERSSPCSTWKGAPGCDTDGTRVAFMQKGNSVFNLRNNTTNPATPTTTPDPQYVGLASKFDVLDLNLVWDSELPSDFKLRTQGNFIHNLAYDKGEMLKRSEGEIVNNINSNGQFESGGNALMVSFTLGSALEMRKRGDWNVLAGYKYIQPDALPDGFNDSSFHLGGTNAKGYFIGGNYGIDKNIYASARWLSASEVYGAPFEVDVMQLELNTRF
- a CDS encoding ExbD/TolR family protein; amino-acid sequence: MASVNASHDDDDDAAVDSINITPLVDVLMVVLVMFILTATAQVSGIQIHLPKASASVSLSEAKTKAISVNDGGQVFLDAYPVTLGELEERLRIEKALNPDFPVIVRGDAMVQYQKVIEVLDLLRRLELSQVGLVTGKPSQG
- a CDS encoding DUF2341 domain-containing protein, producing MQRLILSLLICLGFALPATAHAWWQDDWHYRKQISVDTTAQGAAISQALGRTALLVRLHTGNFTFDGVKDDGSDLRFVSADDKTVFNHQIESFDPLMGMALIWVDVPKVEGGQRQDLWMYYGNQKAPATANGQLTFDPNYTAIYHFDGANATPPRDTTAYANTALNATGTSIDGVIGRALQFGGQPLLLPASPSLQHAAGGAFTFSAWLRLDQASGEQIVVARREGPHSLLLGVNQGMPFVEIDGQRAASTQPLNPGQWQHLAFTAEGEKVALYVNGRETASLAVAMPALNSQWAIGADLPEAGSTHLPFAGAIDELRLSKVARPAALLLADASAQGAESKLVAYGVDEEQSGFGFGSLGFLLKAVPADAWVIILVLVAMMFQSWFIMIRKNRMVSRVSSANEVFREQFAQIGTRLEMFYDDAVLAERLTHSSLWRLYRVAIKEIRTRRAQGADTSSVSAATIEAIRCSMDGVRTRENQALSSKLSTLSNAIAGGPYIGLLGTVLGIMVVFLGTAMAGDVNINAIAPGMAAALLATAMGLFVAIPALFGYNRLITRNKEVSADMRVFVDEFITRLAEMHGESQFSEAGHRAPHHAPVSA
- a CDS encoding energy transducer TonB family protein; this encodes MTAQIPMPPLPVKNKPPLRPLKWGAGLLLGAVAAWFLWQWANDMSGVRREAPKVPTIIPLPPPPPPPPEKPKEPEPKVEEKVPEPVPTPEPEEVKPAEEAPPSPADDLANPMQIDGDAQSGNDAFNIGAGKGGGMAGSGGGGLGAGTYKQYLAGVFQRLLREDPELRKKAYAVQADVWLSAEGQVTRVELAKSSGDAETDAQVLAALRTPHATQRVPASVTLPVRLSLKGRRPD